Proteins encoded together in one Aminipila butyrica window:
- the cysK gene encoding cysteine synthase A has protein sequence MSKIKESAVELIGGTPLLKLNRYSQRGGVKDVTILAKLEYLNPAGSVKDRIALAMIEDAEKKGILAPGATIIEPTSGNTGIGLAAIAAAKGYKSILTLPETMSVERRNLLKAYGAELVLTDGAKGMKGAIEKAEELKSSIPGAVVLGQFVNPANPEVHKATTGPEIWQQTDGKVDIFIAGVGTGGTITGVGQYLREKNSDVQIIAVEPAASPVLSGGAPGPHKIQGIGAGFVPVVLNTDIYDEVLPIENDDSFAEGREFAVSEGILVGISSGAVLKAAKIVAARPENKGKTIVALLPDSGDRYLSTPLFGN, from the coding sequence ATGTCAAAGATTAAAGAAAGCGCAGTAGAACTTATCGGGGGAACGCCATTGCTGAAATTAAACCGATACAGCCAGCGGGGCGGGGTAAAAGACGTTACCATTCTGGCAAAATTGGAATACTTGAATCCGGCTGGATCCGTTAAAGATCGAATTGCTTTGGCCATGATTGAAGATGCAGAAAAGAAAGGGATTTTAGCGCCGGGAGCGACGATTATTGAGCCCACTTCGGGAAATACCGGTATTGGTTTAGCGGCTATTGCCGCAGCCAAGGGATACAAGTCCATCTTGACCTTGCCGGAGACCATGAGCGTAGAGCGGAGAAATCTGCTGAAAGCTTATGGTGCTGAGTTGGTGCTTACAGATGGAGCCAAAGGCATGAAAGGCGCTATTGAAAAGGCAGAAGAACTGAAAAGCAGCATTCCGGGTGCTGTTGTTCTAGGACAGTTTGTAAACCCAGCTAATCCAGAAGTCCACAAAGCCACTACGGGACCAGAAATCTGGCAGCAGACTGACGGCAAGGTTGATATCTTTATCGCAGGTGTCGGTACGGGCGGTACAATCACTGGTGTAGGCCAATACTTGAGAGAGAAAAATTCGGATGTACAGATTATCGCTGTAGAGCCAGCAGCCAGTCCGGTACTGTCAGGGGGCGCCCCAGGGCCCCACAAGATTCAGGGCATCGGAGCCGGATTTGTGCCAGTAGTATTAAATACGGATATCTATGATGAAGTTCTGCCTATTGAAAATGATGACTCCTTTGCGGAAGGCAGAGAATTTGCTGTCAGCGAAGGCATCTTGGTGGGTATCTCCTCAGGTGCAGTCTTAAAGGCAGCTAAAATTGTAGCAGCTAGGCCAGAAAACAAAGGCAAGACCATTGTTGCCTTGCTGCCAGACTCCGGGGATCGCTATTTGTCTACCCCACTGTTTGGAAACTGA
- a CDS encoding tRNA threonylcarbamoyladenosine dehydratase: MLDQFSRTQLLLGQEAMDKLKKARVLVFGIGGVGGYTVEALVRSGVGAFDLVDDDTVCLTNLNRQIIATRKTVGQYKVDVMKERILDINPDAQVQVHKCFYLPETADQFDFSAYSYVVDAVDTVSAKIDIIVKAKEAGVPVISCMGAGNKLDPSRLKVEDIHKTSMCPLAKVMRQELKKRGIKGVRVVYSTEKPKLPLEDQHASCKNNCICPPGSQHTCTQRRSIPGSTSFVPSVAGLLIAGEVIRELSGIGDITE; encoded by the coding sequence ATGTTGGATCAATTTTCAAGAACGCAACTACTGCTGGGGCAGGAAGCTATGGACAAACTAAAGAAGGCCAGAGTGTTGGTTTTCGGCATTGGCGGTGTAGGAGGTTATACGGTAGAAGCTCTGGTTAGGAGCGGAGTGGGGGCCTTTGACTTGGTGGATGATGATACAGTATGTCTGACCAATTTAAACCGTCAGATTATCGCCACGAGAAAGACCGTAGGCCAGTATAAAGTAGATGTGATGAAAGAACGAATATTAGATATTAACCCAGATGCTCAGGTTCAGGTACACAAATGTTTTTATTTGCCCGAGACGGCGGATCAGTTCGACTTTTCTGCCTATTCCTATGTGGTAGATGCAGTGGATACAGTATCCGCTAAAATTGATATCATTGTCAAGGCAAAAGAGGCGGGGGTACCGGTAATCAGCTGCATGGGTGCTGGAAATAAGTTGGATCCTTCCCGGTTAAAGGTAGAAGATATTCACAAGACTTCCATGTGCCCTTTGGCTAAGGTTATGCGCCAAGAACTGAAAAAGCGCGGCATCAAAGGGGTAAGGGTAGTTTATTCTACCGAAAAGCCAAAGCTGCCGCTGGAGGATCAGCATGCCAGTTGTAAAAACAACTGCATCTGCCCCCCAGGCTCACAACATACCTGCACTCAGCGAAGAAGCATTCCTGGCAGTACGTCCTTTGTGCCCTCGGTAGCGGGCCTGCTCATAGCTGGGGAAGTTATTCGGGAGTTATCTGGCATAGGGGATATAACAGAATAG
- the deoC gene encoding deoxyribose-phosphate aldolase — MELVKELNKYFDHTLLKPEATEEDIRKLCAEALEYNFYSVCVNGCYVELASKLLEGSDVKVAVVVGFPLGAGATEAKAFETDWACGLGADEVDMVLNVGALKEGRYEDVKEDILSVVTLAEENNAIVKVILETCLLTDEEIIKACELSVEAGAAFVKTSTGFSTGGATAHHVALMRQTVGNQAQVKASGGIRDLETTLKMIESGADRIGASASVAIMEAYRQK, encoded by the coding sequence ATGGAACTGGTAAAAGAGTTAAATAAATATTTTGATCATACACTGTTGAAGCCGGAGGCTACAGAAGAAGATATCCGCAAGCTTTGTGCAGAGGCACTAGAATATAATTTTTATTCTGTCTGCGTAAATGGCTGCTATGTCGAACTGGCATCTAAGCTGCTGGAGGGATCTGACGTAAAGGTGGCTGTAGTGGTAGGCTTTCCACTGGGGGCAGGGGCTACAGAGGCCAAGGCTTTTGAAACGGATTGGGCTTGTGGTTTGGGAGCAGATGAAGTTGATATGGTCCTGAACGTAGGCGCTTTAAAAGAGGGACGTTATGAGGACGTAAAAGAGGACATCCTCTCCGTCGTGACCTTGGCGGAGGAAAATAATGCGATTGTTAAGGTAATTCTAGAGACTTGCCTGCTGACAGATGAAGAGATTATTAAAGCGTGTGAGCTGTCTGTGGAAGCAGGCGCCGCTTTTGTAAAAACGTCTACAGGGTTTTCTACTGGCGGTGCTACGGCCCATCATGTAGCCCTCATGCGTCAAACTGTGGGCAATCAGGCGCAGGTGAAGGCTTCCGGAGGAATCCGTGATCTAGAGACAACTTTAAAGATGATTGAATCTGGAGCAGATCGGATTGGAGCCAGCGCTTCGGTGGCGATTATGGAGGCCTATCGACAGAAGTAG
- the ychF gene encoding redox-regulated ATPase YchF produces MKLGIVGLPNVGKSTLFNAITKAGAEAANYPFCTIEPNVGVVAVPDQRLQVLTDMYKAKRTVHTSIEFYDIAGLVKGASKGEGLGNKFLGHIREVAAIIHVVRCFEDPNVVHVDGKINPLSDIETINMELILSDMEVVERRLQRTQKNLKGDKSLQGELDILQKVLSVLEEGLSARTMELTEEEEKFVKSLELLSYKPIIYGANVSEEELAEGSENEYVQQVRAFAATEGSEVVVICAKVEAEISELEEEEKEMFLEELGIQESGLDKLIKSSYHLLDLISFLTAGEPEVRAWTIKRGTKAPGAAGKIHTDFERGFIRAETIAYDKLLDCGGNLATAKEKGLIRSEGKEYEVKDGDVIHFLFNV; encoded by the coding sequence ATGAAATTAGGAATAGTTGGATTACCAAACGTAGGGAAGAGCACGCTGTTTAACGCCATTACTAAAGCCGGCGCAGAAGCGGCGAATTATCCTTTTTGTACCATTGAACCCAACGTAGGCGTAGTCGCAGTACCAGATCAGCGGCTGCAAGTGCTGACGGACATGTATAAAGCTAAACGAACCGTCCACACCAGCATTGAGTTTTACGATATTGCGGGATTGGTAAAGGGTGCCTCGAAGGGAGAAGGTCTGGGCAATAAGTTCTTGGGCCATATCCGGGAAGTTGCGGCTATCATTCATGTGGTGCGTTGTTTTGAGGACCCCAACGTGGTTCACGTAGATGGAAAGATTAATCCATTATCGGATATTGAAACCATTAACATGGAACTGATTCTCTCCGATATGGAGGTAGTGGAACGGCGGCTACAACGAACGCAGAAAAATCTGAAGGGAGATAAATCGCTTCAGGGGGAGCTGGACATTTTGCAGAAAGTTCTATCGGTGTTAGAAGAGGGCCTATCGGCTCGAACCATGGAGCTGACAGAGGAAGAAGAAAAGTTCGTGAAATCCTTGGAGCTGCTTTCCTACAAGCCTATCATCTATGGGGCCAATGTGTCGGAGGAAGAGCTGGCAGAAGGCAGTGAGAATGAATATGTGCAGCAGGTTCGCGCCTTTGCTGCTACGGAAGGCTCTGAGGTGGTGGTCATCTGCGCTAAGGTAGAGGCTGAAATCTCTGAGTTGGAAGAAGAGGAAAAAGAGATGTTCCTAGAGGAGCTGGGTATACAGGAATCTGGCTTGGATAAGCTGATTAAATCTTCCTATCACCTGCTGGACCTGATCTCTTTCCTGACAGCGGGAGAGCCAGAGGTGCGGGCCTGGACGATTAAGCGGGGAACCAAGGCTCCTGGGGCAGCGGGCAAGATTCACACGGATTTTGAACGAGGATTTATCCGGGCAGAGACCATCGCTTATGACAAACTCCTGGACTGTGGTGGTAATTTAGCTACGGCTAAGGAAAAAGGGCTGATTCGCTCGGAAGGTAAGGAATATGAAGTAAAGGATGGAGATGTAATACATTTCCTGTTTAACGTGTAG
- the lgt gene encoding prolipoprotein diacylglyceryl transferase has product MPVPNPVAFTLFNIDIRWYGILIAIGIILATLLVYKRAPRHGIEAERSLDFILICVPVGILGARLYYVLFNWTYYGGDFYKIINIRGGGLAIHGGLIFGLLAAAILSKIWNYKLLDLLDLAMPPVALAQAIGRWGNYFNSEAHGGPTNLPWGILVDGQRVHPTFLYESLWCLLLFFLLSYVDSNRKFAGQVLLMYGILYSLERFFVEYLRTDSLMLFGIIKQAMVFSALVFVLCLVVYIILSRRSKRAGKIFYGSYSKYTGKFKQ; this is encoded by the coding sequence ATGCCGGTTCCAAATCCCGTTGCATTTACGCTTTTTAATATAGATATCAGGTGGTATGGTATTTTGATTGCCATAGGCATCATCTTAGCGACACTCTTGGTGTACAAGCGGGCGCCTCGCCACGGAATTGAAGCGGAGCGCTCTTTGGATTTCATCTTGATTTGTGTACCTGTAGGTATTCTAGGAGCGAGACTGTATTATGTGCTTTTTAACTGGACATATTACGGAGGCGATTTTTACAAGATTATCAATATCCGGGGAGGGGGTCTAGCCATTCACGGTGGACTGATTTTCGGTCTGCTGGCAGCTGCGATACTTAGTAAGATATGGAACTATAAGCTGCTGGATTTACTAGATTTAGCTATGCCTCCTGTAGCCTTGGCTCAAGCCATTGGACGCTGGGGCAATTACTTCAACTCAGAGGCCCACGGCGGACCTACCAATTTACCCTGGGGGATATTGGTGGACGGACAGCGAGTGCACCCGACCTTTTTATATGAATCCCTGTGGTGCTTGCTGCTCTTTTTCCTTTTAAGCTATGTAGACAGCAACCGCAAGTTTGCTGGACAAGTGCTCTTGATGTATGGCATTCTCTATTCTCTGGAGCGGTTTTTTGTGGAATATTTGAGAACGGACAGCCTGATGCTCTTCGGCATCATCAAACAGGCGATGGTCTTTAGTGCGCTGGTGTTCGTCCTCTGTCTGGTGGTCTATATTATTCTCAGCAGGCGTTCCAAGCGAGCAGGCAAGATTTTCTACGGAAGCTACAGTAAATACACCGGAAAGTTTAAACAATAA
- a CDS encoding AbrB/MazE/SpoVT family DNA-binding domain-containing protein, translating to MKATGIVRKVDELGRIVLPIELRRTLNIEIKDPIEIFVEGEYILLKKYEPACVFCGNAKNVKHIKDKNICEDCIKKIKEL from the coding sequence ATGAAAGCTACGGGCATTGTTAGAAAAGTGGATGAACTGGGGCGTATCGTATTACCTATTGAGTTAAGAAGAACGCTCAACATAGAGATTAAAGATCCCATCGAAATCTTTGTAGAAGGGGAGTACATTTTGCTGAAGAAGTACGAACCAGCTTGTGTTTTTTGTGGTAACGCAAAGAATGTGAAGCATATCAAGGATAAGAATATCTGCGAGGATTGCATTAAGAAAATTAAAGAACTGTAA
- a CDS encoding nucleoside recognition domain-containing protein, which translates to MNYIWAGMVCIGIFFSLINNTLPAFTDGLLDSCTRAVEFVIGLSGIMAVWCGIMKIAEKSGLIDAAARLVMPFIRYLFPKEHNAETIAIMLMSFMANIFGAGNSATVFSLKAMERLDAENHYSDTASDTMCMFLALNMSMIQLVPITVIKIRSQLGSSDPSSIIIPSILVGFLSMAASILVCKFFERRQSKP; encoded by the coding sequence ATGAACTATATTTGGGCAGGAATGGTCTGCATCGGCATTTTCTTTTCCTTAATTAACAATACGCTTCCCGCTTTTACAGACGGTCTTTTAGACAGCTGTACCCGCGCGGTGGAGTTTGTCATCGGTCTGTCTGGTATTATGGCCGTCTGGTGCGGTATCATGAAAATAGCCGAAAAATCTGGGCTCATCGATGCGGCAGCCCGTCTCGTCATGCCCTTTATCCGCTACCTCTTTCCCAAGGAGCACAATGCCGAGACCATTGCCATCATGCTCATGAGCTTCATGGCCAATATTTTTGGTGCTGGAAACAGCGCCACGGTATTCTCTCTAAAGGCCATGGAACGACTAGATGCCGAAAATCATTACAGTGATACAGCCAGTGATACCATGTGCATGTTTCTAGCCTTGAATATGTCTATGATCCAGCTGGTGCCTATTACCGTTATCAAGATTCGATCACAGCTGGGCTCCTCTGACCCTTCATCCATCATCATTCCTTCTATCCTGGTAGGATTTCTATCCATGGCAGCCTCCATCCTAGTATGCAAGTTTTTTGAGCGGCGACAGTCTAAACCATAG
- a CDS encoding spore maturation protein: MSQFLSTLSYFFIPGILTLVIVYGLYKRVSIYDCFVDGAKDGLRSAVDIMPFIIAIFVGIEALVSSGAMKFFEGLLSPLFNFFHIPKELISLILLRPVSGSGSLVLMERIMADNGADSFAGTCAAIMVGTCETIFYVLALYFGVTAVKKMRHSFAAGLVGYIVSVLASVYICKFI, encoded by the coding sequence ATGTCACAGTTTTTGAGCACCCTATCCTATTTTTTTATTCCGGGAATCCTGACCCTGGTTATCGTCTACGGACTGTATAAACGGGTGTCCATCTATGACTGCTTCGTAGATGGCGCGAAGGATGGACTGCGGTCAGCAGTGGACATCATGCCTTTTATTATTGCCATATTTGTCGGAATTGAAGCCTTAGTTTCCTCTGGAGCCATGAAATTTTTTGAGGGCCTTCTTTCGCCTCTTTTCAACTTTTTTCACATTCCAAAAGAATTGATTTCCCTTATTTTGCTGCGTCCTGTTTCCGGCAGCGGCTCTCTGGTGCTTATGGAGCGGATTATGGCAGATAACGGTGCCGATAGCTTTGCGGGAACCTGCGCAGCCATCATGGTCGGCACCTGTGAAACCATCTTTTATGTTTTAGCCCTGTATTTTGGGGTTACTGCCGTAAAGAAGATGCGGCACTCCTTTGCCGCTGGTCTGGTCGGGTATATTGTCAGCGTACTAGCTTCCGTATATATCTGTAAATTTATATAA
- a CDS encoding tRNA1(Val) (adenine(37)-N6)-methyltransferase: MWDNFLLPGERVDGTGFGQLKLIQKPEEFCYGVDAVLLADFAAKAARGGSAVMKAVDLGTGTGIIPLILSHKTSLNQIYAVEVQQPSFERACRNVELNGLKERIVVVREDVLHVETNLSHWKGTFDLVTTNPPYMIGGAGLTNGNSAKTTARHETTAGLEDFIRTAASLLRDKGQLFMVHRPSRLVDICEACRRYKVEPKELRFVSPNKNTKPNILLIRCVKGGNRELKLLEPLYVYEEDGSRYTEELINIYER; this comes from the coding sequence ATGTGGGATAATTTTCTCCTGCCGGGTGAGCGGGTAGATGGCACTGGATTCGGGCAGCTAAAGCTCATTCAGAAGCCGGAGGAGTTCTGCTACGGAGTGGACGCTGTTCTTCTGGCGGATTTTGCGGCCAAGGCTGCCAGAGGCGGCAGTGCCGTGATGAAAGCCGTAGACTTGGGTACCGGCACTGGCATCATTCCGTTGATTCTCAGCCACAAGACCTCTTTAAATCAGATTTATGCCGTGGAAGTTCAGCAGCCTTCCTTTGAAAGGGCTTGCCGAAATGTAGAACTGAATGGACTGAAAGAGCGGATTGTCGTAGTCCGGGAAGATGTTTTACACGTAGAAACCAATCTATCTCATTGGAAAGGAACGTTTGACTTGGTTACCACCAACCCACCTTATATGATCGGAGGGGCGGGGCTGACCAATGGTAATTCGGCCAAAACCACAGCTAGACACGAGACGACTGCTGGGCTGGAGGATTTCATCAGGACGGCAGCCTCTTTATTGAGGGATAAAGGACAACTCTTTATGGTTCATCGGCCCAGCCGGCTGGTGGACATTTGTGAAGCTTGCCGTAGATATAAGGTCGAACCCAAGGAGCTGCGGTTTGTATCACCTAATAAAAATACAAAGCCCAATATCCTGTTAATACGCTGTGTAAAGGGAGGAAATCGGGAGTTGAAGCTGCTGGAACCTTTATACGTTTATGAGGAAGATGGCAGCCGTTATACGGAAGAATTGATAAATATATATGAGAGATAG
- a CDS encoding PSP1 domain-containing protein, protein MVKVAGVRFKKAGKVYYFDPGDLDIKQDSNVIVETARGMEYGTVTSDIKDVSESEIVAPLKKIMRIATEKDRAQHLENLKKKERAITLCQEKVNKHKLDMKLIDVEYTFDNSKIIFYFTADGRVDFRELVKDLAGVFKMRIELRQIGVRDEAKMVGGIGSCGRGLCCHTWLPEFEPVSIKMAKVQNLSLNPTKISGICGRLMCCLKYENDIYMELRKGMPEVGERIKTADGIGVVFDSNILENKVKVRLILEEKTADKPEKLSVDFYTYKKQEIKRMDHHRKKESNKDILEDLDDDLLDEIKNLLKE, encoded by the coding sequence ATGGTAAAAGTAGCGGGCGTGCGGTTTAAAAAAGCGGGAAAGGTATATTACTTTGATCCCGGTGATTTAGACATTAAGCAGGACAGCAATGTAATCGTGGAAACTGCTCGTGGCATGGAGTACGGAACGGTTACTTCTGATATAAAGGATGTGTCTGAAAGTGAGATTGTGGCACCCTTAAAAAAAATTATGAGGATTGCCACCGAGAAAGATCGGGCGCAGCATTTGGAAAACCTCAAGAAAAAAGAGCGGGCCATCACCCTTTGTCAGGAAAAAGTAAATAAGCATAAGCTGGATATGAAGCTCATCGATGTGGAATACACCTTTGACAACAGTAAGATTATTTTCTACTTTACAGCGGACGGCCGGGTGGATTTCCGGGAGTTGGTTAAAGACTTAGCCGGCGTGTTTAAAATGCGGATTGAGCTGCGGCAGATAGGTGTCCGAGACGAGGCGAAGATGGTAGGCGGCATCGGCAGCTGCGGCAGAGGCCTTTGCTGTCATACTTGGCTGCCAGAATTTGAGCCCGTATCCATCAAGATGGCCAAGGTGCAAAACCTGTCCCTGAACCCTACAAAAATATCGGGCATCTGTGGCAGACTTATGTGCTGTTTAAAGTATGAAAATGACATTTATATGGAATTGCGCAAGGGTATGCCAGAGGTGGGAGAACGAATTAAGACAGCAGATGGAATTGGCGTCGTGTTTGACTCCAATATTTTGGAAAATAAGGTTAAAGTTCGGCTGATTTTAGAAGAAAAGACGGCAGATAAGCCGGAGAAGCTCAGCGTAGATTTCTATACCTATAAAAAGCAGGAAATCAAGCGTATGGATCACCACCGAAAGAAAGAGAGCAACAAGGATATTCTGGAGGATCTGGACGATGATCTGCTGGATGAAATCAAGAACTTGTTGAAGGAGTAA
- the tmk gene encoding dTMP kinase — protein MKRGLFISIEGPDGSGKSTQINLLRDFFNCQERAVILTREPGGTVISEKIRQIILDKEHTEMDPMTEALLYAAARAQHVAEIIKPALEKGITVICDRFVDSSIAYQGYGRQLAQPVQVINEYAVAGCMPDVTFLLKIDPSVGKKRIREEEQDRLEKEKLEFHQAVFQGYLAMEKAYPQRIIGIDASRSIEEVSQDILVHLSRLSKDLQQTER, from the coding sequence ATGAAAAGGGGACTGTTTATCTCGATTGAAGGACCAGATGGCTCCGGCAAATCCACACAGATCAACTTATTGAGAGATTTTTTTAATTGCCAGGAAAGAGCAGTCATTTTGACTAGAGAGCCCGGTGGAACTGTTATCAGTGAAAAAATCAGACAGATTATTCTGGATAAGGAGCATACGGAAATGGACCCCATGACAGAAGCTCTTTTGTATGCTGCGGCCAGGGCCCAGCATGTAGCAGAGATAATTAAGCCTGCACTGGAAAAAGGCATAACGGTCATCTGCGACCGCTTTGTAGATTCCAGCATAGCTTATCAGGGTTATGGCAGGCAGTTAGCCCAACCGGTTCAGGTAATTAACGAATATGCAGTAGCTGGATGTATGCCTGATGTGACCTTCCTGCTAAAAATTGATCCCAGTGTGGGGAAAAAGCGTATCCGGGAAGAAGAGCAGGATCGGCTGGAAAAAGAGAAGCTGGAATTCCACCAAGCTGTATTTCAAGGTTATTTAGCCATGGAAAAGGCTTATCCTCAGCGAATTATCGGCATTGATGCTTCTAGGAGCATCGAAGAGGTGAGCCAGGATATACTGGTACACTTAAGTCGTCTAAGCAAAGACTTGCAGCAGACGGAAAGATAA
- the pflA gene encoding pyruvate formate-lyase-activating protein gives MVTGKVHSFESLGAVDGPGLRLVVFLQGCPARCKYCHNPDTWSPQGGQEVGTEDILQRAKRGLNYYGDKGGVTFSGGEPLLQGAFLREALLALKEAGIHTAIDTSGTYVDEFTDGAVDACQLVLLDVKHTQPEGFRDLTGRGQETLLQLIDLINKYEKPVWVRQVIIPGLNDTEADIVQLNQFIQRIHRIEKVELLGYHSMGAEKYEALGIPYSLKKVLPLDGDVLKQLQSKVIYGR, from the coding sequence GTGGTCACAGGAAAAGTACATTCTTTTGAATCCCTAGGGGCAGTAGATGGACCGGGGCTCCGACTGGTGGTGTTTTTGCAGGGCTGTCCTGCAAGGTGCAAGTATTGCCACAATCCAGATACTTGGAGTCCTCAAGGCGGACAGGAAGTGGGAACAGAAGATATCCTCCAACGGGCTAAGCGAGGGCTGAATTATTATGGGGATAAGGGGGGCGTGACCTTTTCTGGGGGAGAACCGCTTTTACAGGGGGCCTTTCTCCGGGAAGCTTTGTTGGCTTTAAAGGAAGCCGGGATTCATACCGCGATTGACACCAGCGGTACGTATGTAGATGAATTTACAGATGGCGCGGTAGACGCTTGCCAGTTAGTTCTGCTAGATGTGAAGCATACCCAGCCGGAAGGATTTCGGGACTTGACAGGACGAGGACAGGAGACTCTTTTGCAGTTAATTGATCTAATCAATAAATACGAGAAGCCTGTATGGGTACGACAGGTGATTATCCCGGGACTAAACGATACAGAAGCAGACATCGTTCAATTAAATCAATTTATCCAGCGAATTCATCGGATTGAAAAAGTGGAACTGCTGGGATACCACAGCATGGGTGCAGAAAAATATGAAGCGCTGGGGATTCCTTACTCGCTGAAAAAAGTCTTGCCTCTGGATGGAGATGTTTTAAAGCAATTGCAGAGCAAGGTAATATATGGTAGGTGA